From the Lolium rigidum isolate FL_2022 chromosome 2, APGP_CSIRO_Lrig_0.1, whole genome shotgun sequence genome, one window contains:
- the LOC124692424 gene encoding transcription factor EMB1444-like yields the protein MAEAALGALCRGGGWSYAAIWRSDRRDPRLLTIGECHCEDEARKVVENMLNQVHVVGEGIIGSALVSGECQWISDDISFNLVQPCNTESLGLFQGYTWWQHQFLSGIKTIAVVPIPALGVAQFGSTQKVSENLEFVDHVKGTICRRERIVWDPSTKHIQGDDFSHISQFQLNSLSTKGRTGINADTENNNLLENTVSMESLGSLVSTSSNYTPSSSNGFTTYGSCNSRNPTHIVAMPVNSKSINAVRVFHNASNLMQHNSGSVNPLQIQSSKQPDSTIASATTSYSSLNNLPRIEHELSCTPNKLGYRLQSEKSSSFHNSFSSCYSVVDELKPMLFDNNASRVESNLMQEVDTTGFTSQANCAVYELPNQMLEETAAGIVNTGRKGGDTSLLDSTVFDPLLHDWWDNSVLLAGNIPHFGATTTVSVTEQSNSDPLSVEGRGLFSETVLEELLGATGNVNTDTTCGPVAASTDSLANCFSGCELPGYTLQDSYSVSKEQVPSLNFPSSSYTSENMPNGASKTIPVSLANLSMDDCCSLNTASSKVGQVTNPEGIKVIKKRARPGESTRPRPKDRQQIQDRVKELREIVPNSAKCSIDALLDRTIKHMIFLQGVTKYAEKIKQADEPKMISKDTGAILKNNSSGVVLKDNSSTTSNGGATWAYEVAGQTMVCPIIVEDLAPPGQMLVEMLCEQRGFFLEIADTIRGYGLTILKGLMELRDGKIMARFLVEANKNVTRMDIFLSLVQLLQQNSLNRSSDQLAKVISSGVPSFVEHQQSPMLIPVGLAER from the exons ATGGCGGAGGCGGCGCTGGGAGCGCTGTGCCGCGGCGGAGGCTGGTCCTACGCCGCCATCTGGCGCTCCGACCGTCGCGACCCACG GTTGCTTACGATAGGAGAGTGCCACTGTGAAGATGAAGCCAGAAAAGTTGTTGAAAATATGCTTAATCAGGTCCATGTTGTTGGAGAAGG CATCATAGGGTCAGCTCTTGTAAGTGGGGAGTGCCAATGGATTTCTGATGATATTTCATTTAATTTAGTCCAGCCTTGTAACACAGAAAGCCTAGGCTTATTTCAG GGCTATACTTGGTGGCAACATCAGTTCCTGAGCGGAATAAAG ACTATTGCAGTAGTACCTATCCCGGCGCTTGGTGTGGCACAGTTCGGCTCAACCCAAAAG GTATCTGAGAACTTAGAGTTTGTTGACCATGTTAAAGGCACAATTTGTAGAAGAGAAAGGATTGTATGGGATCCTTCAACCAAACATATTCAAGGAGATGATTTCTCTCATATCAGTCAATTTCAACTCAATTCTCTGAGCACGAAAGGTCGTACAGGTATCAACGCTGACACAGAAAACAATAATCTTCTTGAAAACACAGTAAGTATGGAATCTCTCGGGAGTTTAGTAAGTACTTCAAGCAATTACACTCCAAGCTCTTCAAATGGTTTCACCACCTACGGGAGTTGCAACAGTCGGAATCCTACTCATATAGTGGCCATGCCAGTGAACTCCAAGTCAATTAATGCGGTCAGAGTATTTCATAATGCCAGCAATTTAATGCAGCACAATAGTGGTTCAGTAAATCCATTGCAAATTCAATCTAGCAAACAGCCTGATTCTACTATAGCAAGTGCAACCACATCTTACTCCAGTTTAAACAATCTTCCTAGAATAGAGCATGAGCTGTCATGCACACCTAACAAGTTAGGATATCGCCTCCAAAGTGAAAAATCATCAAGTTTCCATAATTCATTCTCATCTTGTTATTCTGTTGTTGATGAGCTGAAACCCATGTTATTTGACAACAAcgcctctcgtgttgaaagtaacCTGATGCAAGAGGTCGACACTACTGGATTTACTTCACAGGCTAATTGTGCAGTCTATGAATTGCCGAATCAAATGTTAGAAGAAACTGCTGCAGGGATTGTAAACACTGGCAGGAAAGGAGGAGATACCAGTTTGCTAGACAGTACCGTATTCGATCCCCTCTTGCATGATTGGTGGGATAACAGTGTCCTTCTAGCAGGAAACATTCCACATTTTGGAGCCACTACCACAGTATCTGTTACAGAACAGTCAAATAGTGATCCATTATCAGTTGAAGGGAGGGGGCTGTTTTCAGAAACTGTCCTTGAAGAACTTCTTGGAGCTACTGGCAATGTTAATACGGATACAACATGTGGCCCTGTTGCGGCTAGCACTGATTCTTTAGCTAACTGTTTCTCAGGCTGTGAATTACCAGGGTACACCCTCCAAGACTCTTACTCAGTGAGCAAGGAACAAGTACCATCATTGAACTTCCCTTCCAGTAGCTACACATCTGAAAATATGCCAAATGGAGCATCAAAGACAATCCCAGTGTCCCTGGCCAATTTATCTATGGATGACTGTTGCAGCTTGAACACTGCAAGTTCCAAGGTCGGACAGGTGACAAATCCCGAGGGCATAAAGGTTATAAAGAAAAGAGCTAGGCCAGGTGAGAGCACACGGCCAAGGCCAAAGGACCGGCAGCAAATACAAGATCGCGTCAAGGAATTGCGTGAGATAGTCCCGAACAGTGCAAAG TGTAGCATCGATGCTTTGTTGGACCGAACAATCAAGCATATGATCTTTCTACAAGGTGTAACTAAGTATGCAGAGAAAATCAAACAAGCTGATGAGCCCAAG ATGATAAGCAAGGATACTGGTGCGATCTTGAAAAATAATTCAAGTGGTGTTGTCTTGAAAGATAACTCCAGCACTACCAGCAACGGTGGTGCCACATGGGCCTATGAGGTTGCTGGACAGACTATGGTTTGCCCAATAATCGTCGAGGATCTTGCACCACCTGGTCAGATGCTTGTGGAG ATGCTATGTGAGCAACGTGGATTTTTCCTAGAGATAGCAGACACCATACGTGGATATGGACTGACAATCTTGAAAGGTCTCATGGAGCTCCGTGATGGCAAGATAATGGCACGATTTCTTGTCGAG GCAAACAAGAACGTGACTAGGATGGACATATTTTTGTCACTTGTTCAGTTACTACAACAAAATAGCCTCAATAGATCTTCTGACCAGCTAGCTAAGGTCATTAGCAGCGGGGTTCCATCTTTCGTGGAGCATCAGCAATCTCCAATGTTGATTCCGGTTGGCCTTGCTGAGAGGTGA